From the Anopheles stephensi strain Indian chromosome X, UCI_ANSTEP_V1.0, whole genome shotgun sequence genome, the window ACGGAAGCCAACGCAGCGGAAGTGACGGTAAAGGAAACCGAAAGAAACCACACATATCCCCCGGACCGGCCGGAACCGCCTCGCGTACTGTGTGCAAAAACTGCACAGCAATGGCGAGATCTGCGAAGACGAGCTTACGATACGTAGTGCTAGTGCATGCCACCGTCGCCCTGCTACTATCCCGGACAGTGCTGACAGCGGCCAAAAGTgcaaacggtggtggtggggccGGTGGCAGTAGTGGTGGGGccagtggtagtggtagtgcAAATGGGGTACAAAAGTTTGCGATGGAGCCCCAGGACCAGACGGCGATTGTGGGCTCGCGCGTAACGCTACCGTGTCGCGTGGAGTCCAAGGTCGGTCAGCTCCAGTGGACGAAGGATGACTTTGGGCTCGGGTGGCACCGGAATCTGAGCGGGTTCGATCGGTACTCGATGGTGGGCAGTGACGAGGAGGGTGACTACTCGCTCGAGATCTATCCGGTCATGCTGGACGATGAGGCCCTGTACCAGTGTCAGGTGGGCCGGGGAAAGGATGGTAAGTACTTACGATCGGCATCAACTTCAACCCCAAAAAAATGCATCTCCTTCAACTCTCCCTCCTTCTCCACAAATATCTGTCACCACCAGGAACGCCCGGTATAAGGTCGAGATTTGCAAAACTTACAGTATTAGTTCCACCGGAACCGCCAAAAATAGTGCAGGGTGACTTTCTGGTCACCACCGAGGATCGGGAGATTGAGCTCGAGTGTGTGTCGGTGGGTGGGAAACCAGCGGCCGAAATCACCTGGATCGATGGGCTCGGTAACGTTCTAACGTCGGGCATCGAGTATGTGAAGGAACCGATGACCGATACCGGCCGATTTACGGCGAAATCGATCCTGAAGTTAACGCCCAAGAAGGAGCACCATAATACATCCTTTACGTGCCAGGCACAGAACACAGCCGACCGGACGTATCGTTCGGTGAAGCTGAAGCTGGAGGTGAAGTATGCGCCCAAGGTGAGCGTCTCCGTTATTGGAGGTGCGTTATCGGGCGGCAGAATTCCGGAGGGTGCCGAAGTACGGCTATCCTGCCGTGCGGATGCGAACCCGAGCGAAGTCACCTACAAGTGGTACAAGGCCGATGAGCCAATTTTGGGTGACTATACAACGGAGATGGTAAGTCTGCCACTTTACGAGCACAACTTTACAGGGGATTCTGAATCACGATATCCATCTTCCGCAGGTTATACACAATGTCACGAAAGAGTACCACGACGCTGTCATCAAGTGTGAGGTGCATAACGCCGTCGGCAAGAGCGAAGAAAGTGAAATTCTGGACATCAGTTATGGGCCCACGTTTCGCACACGGCCCCAATCCGTGGAAACCGACATCGACCGCAAGGTCACGCTGACCTGTGATGTCGATGGGAACCCACCGCCAGAGATTATCTGGGTGCACGAGGACACAACACGCATCGTGTCCAACTCGGCCAACATAACGCTCATGGCAACACGCGAAACAGCTGGCAACTATTACTGCAAGGCAAGCGTACGGGGTTTCCCGGACATTGAGGCATCGGCAGCGATTCATCTGAAGGGACCACCCGCCATACGCTCACCGCGTCAACAGTACGGTTCGATGAACGATAACGCTCAGATCCAGTGCGATGCGATCTCGATTCCGAAAGCAAAGCAGGTGATCTGGACGTACAATGGGCTGGAGCTAACTAGTGAAAACGATCACACGATACTGGAGAACAGTTCACCCGAAGGTGTACGGTCCACGTTGATTATCTCGAAA encodes:
- the LOC118506652 gene encoding irregular chiasm C-roughest protein-like isoform X2, which produces MARSAKTSLRYVVLVHATVALLLSRTVLTAAKSANGGGGAGGSSGGASGSGSANGVQKFAMEPQDQTAIVGSRVTLPCRVESKVGQLQWTKDDFGLGWHRNLSGFDRYSMVGSDEEGDYSLEIYPVMLDDEALYQCQVGRGKDGTPGIRSRFAKLTVLVPPEPPKIVQGDFLVTTEDREIELECVSVGGKPAAEITWIDGLGNVLTSGIEYVKEPMTDTGRFTAKSILKLTPKKEHHNTSFTCQAQNTADRTYRSVKLKLEVKYAPKVSVSVIGGALSGGRIPEGAEVRLSCRADANPSEVTYKWYKADEPILGDYTTEMVIHNVTKEYHDAVIKCEVHNAVGKSEESEILDISYGPTFRTRPQSVETDIDRKVTLTCDVDGNPPPEIIWVHEDTTRIVSNSANITLMATRETAGNYYCKASVRGFPDIEASAAIHLKGPPAIRSPRQQYGSMNDNAQIQCDAISIPKAKQVIWTYNGLELTSENDHTILENSSPEGVRSTLIISKSQRQHFGVYNCTVLNEYGSDSLEIQFAPMESSSLPVVILIVVCVFITIVFALVVSLCCCERKGNKKLPPADVITDHYMTEKCKESDRSSNVSDLKIDRDHEYSETCSGTDSIATRLAMNMMGSSSGGSNNSGGGGGGGAPVNGGGGGVPLAGPVRIPNDYRYSGDYSDGIGSSLQAKIGQSNGGYVPYVDYAPDYNLPMHISSNGQLPNGNLSLTRNRELRQDNGLPSIQSGMGSLSAGLMNTSLMNAPSIDPRYSATYGNPYLRSSSSHLPPLPPPSTANPALTPAPPPYSAGRHPTSALLMGVNIGVNSGSVIGIGSSLTSPESIRSTSAGSDPNSTMQQQAQQQQQQQGGQLAGCQTGSPAPGQFILPANGDIRKGALATHV
- the LOC118506652 gene encoding irregular chiasm C-roughest protein-like isoform X1, with translation MARSAKTSLRYVVLVHATVALLLSRTVLTAAKSANGGGGAGGSSGGASGSGSANGVQKFAMEPQDQTAIVGSRVTLPCRVESKVGQLQWTKDDFGLGWHRNLSGFDRYSMVGSDEEGDYSLEIYPVMLDDEALYQCQVGRGKDGTPGIRSRFAKLTVLVPPEPPKIVQGDFLVTTEDREIELECVSVGGKPAAEITWIDGLGNVLTSGIEYVKEPMTDTGRFTAKSILKLTPKKEHHNTSFTCQAQNTADRTYRSVKLKLEVKYAPKVSVSVIGGALSGGRIPEGAEVRLSCRADANPSEVTYKWYKADEPILGDYTTEMVIHNVTKEYHDAVIKCEVHNAVGKSEESEILDISYGPTFRTRPQSVETDIDRKVTLTCDVDGNPPPEIIWVHEDTTRIVSNSANITLMATRETAGNYYCKASVRGFPDIEASAAIHLKGPPAIRSPRQQYGSMNDNAQIQCDAISIPKAKQVIWTYNGLELTSENDHTILENSSPEGVRSTLIISKSQRQHFGVYNCTVLNEYGSDSLEIQFAPMESSSLPVVILIVVCVFITIVFALVVSLCCCERKGNKKLPPADVITDQHYMTEKCKESDRSSNVSDLKIDRDHEYSETCSGTDSIATRLAMNMMGSSSGGSNNSGGGGGGGAPVNGGGGGVPLAGPVRIPNDYRYSGDYSDGIGSSLQAKIGQSNGGYVPYVDYAPDYNLPMHISSNGQLPNGNLSLTRNRELRQDNGLPSIQSGMGSLSAGLMNTSLMNAPSIDPRYSATYGNPYLRSSSSHLPPLPPPSTANPALTPAPPPYSAGRHPTSALLMGVNIGVNSGSVIGIGSSLTSPESIRSTSAGSDPNSTMQQQAQQQQQQQGGQLAGCQTGSPAPGQFILPANGDIRKGALATHV